Proteins encoded in a region of the Micromonas commoda chromosome 10, complete sequence genome:
- a CDS encoding predicted protein, producing PPHQVVPFPSLSPTMTHGGIAGWKKKEGEFVATGDILAEIQTDKATMEMESMEEGWMAKIIVPEGTEDIPVGKPVAVLCEEQADIAAFKDYVPEASAD from the coding sequence CCCCCCCACCAGGTCGTGCCCTTTCCGTCCCTTTCACCGACGATGACCCACGGCGGCATCGCCGGTtggaagaagaaggagggcgagttcgtcgcgacgggcgacaTCCTCGCCGAGATTCAGACTGACAAGGCCACGATGGAGATGGAGTCGATGGAGGAGGGTTGGATGGCGAAGATCATCGTGCCGGAGGGCACCGAGGACATCCCGGTGGGCAAGCCCGTGGCGGTGCTGTGCGAGGAACAGgccgacatcgccgcgttcaaggaCTACGTTCCCGAAGCGAGCGCAGac
- a CDS encoding predicted protein, which produces MAGVYREERRRLPRPGDDLPETLWADATVLVPLIREQARGDRFYGNFMRSLAPAVEKEARGTAVTRELAGSRGAGKYVAHLMGGRVRQLDGSAAGSDSEESEDEEEDEEEYDDTPRARRSEGGGGFEDAETTARKRARRVNVMSGLAPGGKRMPSYSEHEEQLMYRGRAMGLSWDDVGTILPRRTKRSISKFYYGTLKKKMGGDPSAVPNFHDAERRAMRTACGEAQARGEDLDYALVAEAANEARRELVDEPGLANCAPRNAVDAEIFCRLHMGVKHDGDGDGDGDGDGDDDEMEDEDAGDDDVRGKTHYGRGVGRAAGLWQDWEQEAIYRMRRTGQAWEDINTAVPERTLPAIKKLWYTKLCKKSPEEMGLPADLPNAEEDAKKKDVEDEEEEDDEEGDEGDDDDDDDDDVPLTSLL; this is translated from the coding sequence ATGGCTGGTGTCTaccgcgaggagcgtcgGAGGCTTCCGCGACCGGGCGATGACCTCCCCGAGACGCTGTGGGCGGACGCCACCGTGCTGGTTCCACTGATACGCGagcaggcgcgcggcgatcgcttCTACGGCAACTTCATgcggtcgctcgcgcccgccgtcgagaAGGAGGCTAGGGgcacggcggtgacgcgcgagctGGCGGGGTCCAGGGGCGCGGGCAAGTACGTGGCACACCTGATGGGCGGCCGGGTAAGGCAGCTCGacggctccgccgcgggatccGACAGCGAAGAATCggaagacgaggaggaggatgaggaggagtACGACGACACGCCCAGAGCCAGGCGttcggagggcggcgggggattcgaggacgccgagacGACCGCGCGTAAACGGGCCCGGAGGGTGAACGTGATGTCGGGCCTCGCGCCGGGAGGTAAGCGCATGCCCTCGTACTCCGAGCACGAGGAGCAGCTCATGTACCGGGGACGCGCCATGGGCCTCTCGTGGGATGACGTCGGCACGATCCTGCCCCGACGCACGAAGCGCTCGATCTCCAAGTTTTACTACGGCACGCTGAAGAAGAAGATGGGCGGGGACCCGAGTGCCGTGCCCAACTTTcacgacgcggagaggcgcgcgatgagaaccgcgtgcggcgaggcgcaggcgcgaggcgaggacCTGGACtacgcgctcgtggcggaggcggcgaacgaggcgaggcgagagctcgtcgacgaaccCGGTCTCGCGAATTGTGCGCCGAGAAACGCGGTAGACGCCGAGATCTTCTGCAGGCTGCACATGGGGGTGAAacacgacggggacggggacggggacggggacggggacggggacgacgacgagatggaggatgaggacgcgggagacgacgacgtgcgagGAAAGACGCATTACGGAAGAGGCGTGGGCAGAGCCGCGGGTCTGTGGCAGGATTGGGAGCAGGAGGCCATCTACCGCATGCGCCGGACGGGTCAGGCGTGGGAGGACATCAACACCGCGGTGCCCGAGCGGACGCTGCCGGCGATCAAGAAGTTGTGGTACACGAAACTCTGTAAGAAGTCGCCGGAGGAGATGGGGCTGCCCGCGGATTTGCCaaacgcggaggaggacgctaAGAAGAAGGATGTTgaagacgaggaggaggaggacgacgaggagggtgatgagggtgacgacgacgacgacgacgacgacgacgtcccccTGACGTCTCTGCTCTGA
- the ODP1 gene encoding E1 component of the pyruvate dehydrogenase complex (The pyruvate dehydrogenase complex catalyzes the overall conversion of pyruvate to acetyl-CoA and CO(2). It contains multiple copies of three enzymatic componentsPredicted as a mitochodrial precursor however there are no transit peptides.): MTVRDALNSALAEEMERDEKVFIMGEEVGDYQGAYKITKGLLQRFGADRVRDTPITEAGFTGLACGAAMMGLKPVVEFMTFNFSMQAIDHIVNTAAKTLYMSAGTISQPIVFRGPNGAAAGVGAQHSQCFAAWYMSIPGLKVLAPYDAEDARGLLKAAIRDPDPVVFLENELMYGESFPVSKEALATDYVAPIGKALVMRPGTDVTLVSFSKMVGFCKKAADELAKEGIEAEVINLRSLRPLDRDAIAASVRKTNRIVVVEEGWPQAGVGAEIATMVMEDAFDHLDAPVERITGVDVPMPYAANLEKAALPQVEDIVRVAKRVCYK, translated from the coding sequence ATGaccgtgcgcgacgcgctcaacaGCGCCCTGGCTGAGGAGATGGAACGCGACGAGAAGGTCTTCATCatgggcgaggaggtcggcGACTACCAGGGCGCGTACAAGATCACGAAGGGCCTATTGCAGCGCTtcggcgccgaccgcgtGAGGGACACGCCCATCACCGAGGCGGGTTTCACCGGCCTggcgtgcggcgccgcgatgatgGGCCTCAAGCCGGTCGTCGAGTTTATGACGTTTAACTTTTCGATGCAGGCCATCGACCACATCGTCAACACCGCGGCTAAGACGCTGTACATGTCCGCGGGCACCATCTCCCAGCCGATCGTGTTCCGCGGGcccaacggcgccgcggcgggcgtcggcgcccagcACTCCCAGTGCTTCGCCGCCTGGTACATGTCCATCCCGGGCCTCAAGGTGCTCGCGCCttacgacgccgaggacgcccgCGGGTTACTCAAAGCCGCGATTCGAGACCCGGACCCCGTCGTCTTCCTCGAGAACGAGCTGATGTACGGCGAGTCGTTCCCGGTGAGTAAAGAGGCACTTGCCACCGACTACGTGGCGCCCATCGGCAAGGCTCTCGTCATGAGGCCCGGCACGGACGTCACGCTGGTGAGCTTCAGCAAGATGGTCGGCTTCTgcaagaaggcggcggatgagctcgcgaaggaggGTATCGAGGCCGAGGTGATCAACCTCAGGTCCCTGCGCCCGCTGGACagggacgccatcgccgcgagcgtccgcaAGACCAaccgcatcgtcgtcgtcgaggagggctGGCCCCAggctggcgtcggcgcggagatTGCCACCATGGTCATGGAGGACGCCTTCGaccacctcgacgcgcccgtcgagcgcatcaccggcgtcgacgtgcccATGCCCTACGCCGCGAAcctcgagaaggcggcgctccCCCAGGTCGAGGACATCGTGCGCGTGGCCAAGCGCGTGTGCTACAAGTAA
- a CDS encoding predicted protein, with protein sequence MLIQASRFVNSFWLIFFGLSVVADLNLVPGLSGFLRAVAKRGKDDEGDDPAGKRRRPWWQVTVPHGWFTHFYVVGVLWNAVALFHSLIECAWAGSDPSVVGAALASTLFQAHVTRRLYESAFVSIHRPGGRMHVVGYLIGVVYYICVPLTLAHPLAAAAVVGSVTDAWRRGSIAYLLEPVDGTKLAAAADGIRHVLKFAFTASGRSGVGALMSGFCVMGGVYAWGVGNAHQHRYHVALAKLRGGEKKRENVEKKERTGAAKEYGVPRGGWFESVSCPHYAAEVLLYVGICAVACGSGLGAGGIATGAAGFGPAAALARTAPMLASVAGNLSIAARRNHEWYLRHMPDYPKGRWAMIPGIL encoded by the coding sequence ATGTTGATCCAAGCATCGCGCTTCGTCAACAGCTTCTGGCTGATCTTCTTCGGCCtcagcgtcgtcgcggacctgAACCTCGTCCCCGGCCTCTCCGGCTTCCTCCGAGCGGTCGCCAAGCGCGGCAAGGatgacgagggcgacgatccGGCCGGGAAGAGACGACGACCGTGGTGGCAGGTCACCGTGCCGCACGGCTGGTTCACCCACTTctacgtcgtcggcgtgctgTGGAACGCGGTCGCGCTGTTTCATTCGCTGATCGAGTGCGCGTGGGCGGGCTCTGACCCGTCGgtggtgggcgcggcgctcgcgtcgacgctctTCCAGGCGCACGTCACGAGGCGCCTGTACGAGTCCGCCTTTGTGTCCATCCACAGACCGGGCGGGCGCATGCACGTCGTGGGGTACCTGATCGGCGTCGTCTACTACATCTGCGTCCCCCTCACCCTGGCgcacccgctcgcggcggccgccgtcgtgggatccgtcaccgacgcgtggcgccgcgggtcgatcGCGTACCTGCTCGAGCCCGTCGACGGgacgaagctcgcggcggcggcggatggtATCCGGCACGTCCTCAAGTTCGCGTTCACCGCAAGCGGGAGgtccggcgtgggcgcgctgATGAGCGGCTTCTGCGTCATGGGCGGCGTGTACGCGTGGGGGGTGGGTAACGCGCACCAGCACAGGTaccacgtcgcgctcgccaagctccgcggcggggaaaAGAAGCGAGAAAACgtcgagaagaaggagcgaacgggcgccgcgaaggagtaCGGCGTGCCCCGCGGGGGTTGGTTCGAGTCGGTATCGTGCCCTCActacgccgcggaggtgttACTGTACGTTGGGATctgcgcggtggcgtgcgggtcggggctcggcgcgggggggatcgcgacgggcgcaGCCGGATTcgggccggcggcggcgctcgcgcggacggcgccgatgctcgcgtcggtggcgggcAACCTGTCAATCGCGGCGAGACGAAACCACGAGTGGTACCTGCGTCACATGCCGGACTATCCCAAGGGCAGGTGGGCGATGATACCGGGAATCCTGTGA
- a CDS encoding predicted protein, translating into MAESGVDALSEGLQRVIAPAVRECDAAASSCATAQADLTAHVDRLAHELEVLLAAMPAEASEGHAERVRRVRARVEALGIRMADVEGRMTRLHRAAAGLRRADIAKLLFRNGDDLELDDDDAELPPREELYRAGAVDDAGDEHGDEPEAKEAT; encoded by the coding sequence ATGGCCGagagcggcgtcgacgcgttgtCGGAGGGCCTTCAGCGAGTCATCGCACCCGCCGTCAGGgagtgcgacgccgccgcgtcgtcgtgcgccaccgcgcaggcggacctcaccgcgcacgtcgaCCGCCTggcgcacgagctcgaggtgctcctcgcggcgatgcccgcggaggcgtccgaGGGACACGCCGAACGGGTTCGGCGGGTGCGCGCCAGGGTCGAGGCGCTGGGGATCCGGATGGCGGACGTGGAGGGGAGGATGACGCGGCTGcaccgagccgcggcggggctgAGGCGCGCGGACATCGCCAAGCTGCTCTTCAGGAACGGAGACGACCTCgaactcgacgacgacgacgcggagcttccgccgcgggaggagctgtaccgcgcgggtgccgtcgacgacgcgggggacgagcACGGGGACGAAcccgaggcgaaggaggcgacgtAG
- a CDS encoding predicted protein: protein MSYFNNENAMPQSSNAFANGSDQNCGNVITDRPTTRLHAPPGGHSSICFGAAPEDRVRSTVATAQDKATNSPSAVQSQVFGAPSAARSNSSNAFANGADQNCGNFITDRPTTRLHAPPGGQSQISFGGGDFDAPAVRRPDTAAFAAKEREQAGSDIFGAGPAPVAAAPEVWSAEEEVPPPATVQATNEDIKAMMHQELRELCRAHGLSPAGAKNTLVERVCEAMVTGQIKVMVANRGVSGVATVGNNYNREQGQNVGNFLTGRNSSRVLAPPGGGSSFSLGGYGSEPAPASHKNVSQAKHHEIIGNDIFSDGHAASSRALSDAKIAQLQGHDVFSDSPNAFVPGKQVSHAKLQRDYRGSDVFSDVAEPRRPGTALSTAKANDMRGQDIFSDGPAREKGEVSEARAAAVAAMSGSDVFSDGRDASRRSVQVSKPPGGGSSIVF, encoded by the exons ATGTCTTACTTCAACAACGAGAACGCGATGCCCCAG TCGTCCAACGCCTTCGCCAACGGCTCGGACCAGAACTGCGGTAACGTCATCACCGACCGCCCCACCACCCGCCTCcacgcgccccccggcggcCACAGCAGCATCtgcttcggcgccgcgcccgaggatcGCGTCAGATccaccgtcgccaccgcccaGGACAAGGCGACCaactcgccctccgcggtgcAGTCCCAGGTGTTCGGCGCGCCCTCTGCCGCGCGCTCCAACTCCTCCAACGCCTTCGCCAACGGTGCGGACCAAAACTGCGGCAACTTCATCACCGACAGGCCCACCACCAGGCTCCACGCGCCCCCGGGGGGCCAGTCGCAGAtctcgttcggcggcggagactttgacgcccccgcggtgcgacgcccggacaccgccgccttcgccgccaaggagcgcgagcaggcGGGCAGCGACATCTTCGGCGCCgggcccgcgcccgtcgccgcggcgcccgaggtttggtccgccgaggaggaggttccGCCCCCGGCGACTGTCCAGGCGACAAACGAGGACATCAAGGCGATGATGCACCaggagcttcgcgagctgtgccgcgcgcacggcctctcgcccgcgggcgcgaagaacaccctcgtcgagcgcgtctgCGAGGCGATGGTGACGGGTCAGATTAAGGTGATGGTGGCCAACAGGGGCGTCTCCGGCGTGGCCACCGTGGGTAACAACTACAACCGCGAGCAGGGCCAAAACGTGGGCAACTTTCTCACCGGGCGCAACTCCTCCAGGgtcctcgcgccccccggcggAGGCTCCAGCTTCTCCCTCGGCGGCTACGGCTCCGAGCCCGCCCCGGCATCTCACAAGAACGTG TCCCAGGCGAAGCACCACGAGATCATCGGCAACGACATCTTCAGCGACGGCCACGCGGCttcctcccgcgcgctcaGCGACGCCAAGATCGCCCAGCTCCAGGGTCACGACGTGTTCAGCGATAGCCCCAACGCGTTCGTCCCGGGCAAGCAGGTGAGTCACGCCAAGCTGCAGAGAGATTACCGGGGCAGCGACGTCTTctcggacgtcgccgagcctcgCAGGCCGGGCACGGCGCTGTCCACGGCCAAGGCGAACGACATGAGGGGCCAGGATATCTTCTCCGATGGGCCCGCTCGGGAGAAGGGGGAGGTgtcggaggcgagggccgcggcggtggcggcgatgagcggcAGCGACGTGTTCagcgacgggcgggacgcgagcAGGAGGAGCGTGCAGGTGTCCAAgccgccgggcgggggcagCTCAATCGTCTTCTGA
- a CDS encoding predicted protein encodes MTRTTKRDARKDTRNAVLFPVDEDEAVETGASFLPPRLAHLRGPIVAATPRPDLNGRGDDATMPVNVFAPGTPGSSVAVPPGVTPTVHAGHGRVLMGPWNGEFHRAGSGPSSPSAGRPAASDRLDLVADDSLRENLSDLPFAGPEDMDMDEESVLREQWMEDAMTGRGVAPSDDAAGQRFSSDGRDDDDAISEAGTGLEARLESGRGRGRAGRGRAASAPAAVARRVGAARIAARRRLPQAIQRRAKESLAIARKESSRRAGDGPGFFHLNGAMRRNNGPRNTAGVRCMQPRSGAFG; translated from the coding sequence ATGACCAGGACGACAAAGAGGGATGCGAGAAAGGACACGAGAAACGCGGTGCTGTTTCCCGTCGATGAGGACGAGGCCGTGGAGACCGGCGCGTCGTTTCTGCCCCCGCGACTCGCGCATCTGAGGGGaccgatcgtcgccgcgacccctCGTCCAGATCTGAACGGaaggggcgacgacgccacgatGCCGGTCAACGTTTTCGCCCCGGGCACCCCCGggtcctccgtcgcggttCCCCCAGGCGTGACTCCGACGGTACACGCTGGCCACGGGCGCGTGCTGATGGGTCCGTGGAACGGCGAGTTCCACCGCGCGGGTTCCGGTCCTTCGTCCCCTTCCGCGGGTCGCCCCGCAGCCTCGGATCGTCTCGATCTTGTCGCCGACGATTCTCTGCGCGAGAACCTCTCCGACCTGCCGTTCGCCGGGCCCGAGGACATGGACATGGACGAGGAGTCCGTGCTGCGGGAGCAGTGGATGGAGGACGCGATGacgggccgcggcgtcgctccgtcggatgacgccgccgggcaaAGGTTCTCGAGCGACggacgggacgacgacgacgcgattaGCGAGGCGGGAACGGGGCTGGAGGCGAGGCTGGAGTcggggcgcggtcgcgggcgggcggggcgcgggcgggcggcgagcgcgcccgccgccgtcgcgcgacgcgtgggcgccgcgcgcatcgccgcgcgacgccgcttgCCGCAGGCGATCCAGAGGAGAGCGAAGGAGTCTCTGGCGATCGCGCGCAAGGAATCcagtcgacgcgcgggcgacggacCGGGTTTCTTCCACCTGAACGGCGCGATGAGGCGAAACAACGGGCCGAGGAACACCGCGGGCGTGCGGTGCATGCAGCCGCGTTCCGGGGCGTTCGGCTGA
- a CDS encoding predicted protein: MSLETSESHDPSPEEVRAARAKADAKRADAIAARIDAAKSSPPSASRSWDARDALDACERLFRDHPGSLIRERCRDEIFTPSKGRDDGSSSEHVRDLVYGEFGFMSLAALFRKYSDQIPPRAVVADLGSGVGRPLFAAACLRPDLARCVGVEKLGGLHELAGELGALYDAELAPVLGAEPPRVELHRGDFLHGVEWRGANVVLVNSAIFSDELFEKTEARAAEVLSPGALVVTLRRGFADCGHEGACWELLEATERRQSWGMSTVYVHRRTQNSPRRAGIED; the protein is encoded by the exons ATGTCCCTCGAGACGTCCGAGTCGCACGATCCATCACCCGAGGAGGTtcgagcggctcgcgcgaAGGCTGACGCGAAGAGAG ccgacgccatcgccgcacgtatcgacgccgcgaagtcTTCTCCACCGAGCGCATCGCGATCGTGGGACGCCAGGGACGCGCTGGATGCGTGCGAGCGCCTGTTTCGCGACCACCCCGGGTCCCTCATCCGCGAAAGGTGCAGGGACGAGATCTTCACCCCTTCCAagggccgcgacgacggctcaTCGTCGGAACACGTGAGGGACCTCGTGTACGGGGAGTTCGGCTTCATGTCCCTGGCGGCGCTCTTCCGCAAGTATTCGGATCAGATacccccccgcgcggtcgtcgcggacctcgGGAGCGGCGTGGGCAGGccgctcttcgccgccgcgtgtcTGCGCCCGGACCTCGCCAGATGCGTCGGCGTGGAGAAACTTGGCGGGctgcacgagctcgcgggcgaaCTCGGGGCTCTGTACGACGCGGAGCTGGCGCCtgtgctcggcgcggagccgccgcgcgtggagCTGCACCGCGGGGACTTTCTTCACGGCGTGGAGTGGAggggcgcgaacgtcgtgTTGGTGAACAGTGCCATCTTTTCCGACGAGCTGTTCGAGAAaacggaggcgagggcggcggaagTTTTGTCGCCcggggcgctcgtcgtcacCCTGAGGCGGGGGTTTGCCGATTGCGGGCACGAGGGCGCGTGCTgggagctgctcgaggcgACGGAACGGCGGCAGAGCTGGGGTATGTCCACGGTTTACGTGCACCGGAGGACCCAAAactcgccccgccgcgccggcatCGAGGATTAG
- a CDS encoding predicted protein yields MLDKPLFGQQLPFKTSIPPARLVPWPVRAGLSAGLASLLSLLKKTLFKDVGWDDNVLPVPVFATVVAIVCTAKTRGGTYMNCWHVINGTIAGALGSALFLALLGDSVAAVIVTNSLIGAGVLYPRGIPVLAQKFAFGGSTICVWGVYENLDFRWQTLGVPLSAALGALAAVIVALAPETSAIRSVKREADKVVDFLEEALDDAVTAYAWRSDPSQREMLRARVTNALTQAEAHLSKLKEAARDARWERKVLIGIDMVTKPEKDRKSHKSKAEEFIPVLAEVSMSLKGMELALEGLNAVQVDRWHLLEGGEDSERVKGRPAPMFDGDPEGSLAAVKDVVVQAMRDAIKPRRRDDTQTSSQVAADLRESLTRLDDVITEERKRHYAPSQAASDARETVARKALQANHLWIFAFQNLADRLRAHHEPTWASSPGDTCQTCALAETSPAKPKKGPKGPLVDPRDEISALFNCNFRANSDQVLYAMKLSTACAIAAIVGWIVSDNGSWAALAVSMVGTRESHAVGGSFNAALLRMQGTIFGAMFAYTIMSCVQGEHESWAGGARLILLAVFNFLCTFLRLNAEYSYAGVVAAFTAYVVALGIPDGASTSEARAYAHLRIEQNLLGLVILVFIEVVLLPTFAHDAARRAASEATAAAEHAAEVIYDATVGTDCIMCRDRAAKDAGGALDDLRDKLATLNTLLVQAAAEPHLWSPKFPLEPYQRIATETESVRRVLGLMRAALTAMAHGSRGGRTEGSGDPRRMIRELLSPTDRFVTDLRRAVKQRLGRASHDLAEGEGHWETKKAAASIARAQASLHRAFILHTLEIRVRYQAGEEDMFLPNHLMVPWHAFMSCTAVLALNVDNLSQASWEALLAVKPPVGGDEEEDWEDEPEDDEPYSGGGGKYDDDDDDVRPISASQPSFKRSGSGNSGRSGDAPYTNGVKSPEQSLGRL; encoded by the coding sequence ATGCTGGACAAGCCCCTCTTCGGGCAGCAGCTCCCGTTCAAGACGTCGAtccctcccgcgcggctcgtgcCGTggcccgtccgcgcgggcctctccgcgggcctcgcgtcgctgctcTCCCTGTTGAAAAAGACGCTGTTCAAGGACGTGGGATGGGACGACAACGTGCTGCCCGTGCCCGTGTTCGCCACGGTGGTCGCGATCGTGTGCACCGCCAAGACGCGCGGAGGCACCTACATGAACTGCTGGCACGTCATCAACGGAaccatcgcgggcgccctCGGCTCCGCGCTGTttctcgcgctcctcggtgactccgtcgcggcggtcatcgtCACCAACTccctcatcggcgccggcgttctCTACCCCCGCGGCATCCCCGTGCTCGCGCAGAAGTTCGCGTTTGGCGGGTCCACCATCTGCGTCTGGGGCGTCTACGAGAACCTCGACTTCCGATGGCAGACCCTCGGGGTcccgctctccgccgcgctcggcgccctcgccgccgtcatcgtcgccctcgccccggaGACGTCCGCCATACGCTCCGTCAAGCGGGAGGCGGACAAAGTCGTGGATTttctcgaggaggcgctcgacgacgccgtcaccgcgtaCGCGTGGCGATCGGACCCGTCCCAGCGCGAGATGCTCCGCGCCCGGGTGACAAACGCGTTGacgcaggcggaggcgcaccTCTCGAAgctcaaggaggcggcgagggacgcgcgatGGGAGCGCAAGGTTCTGATCGGCATCGACATGGTGACCAAACCCGAGAAGGACCGCAAGAGCCACAAGAGCAAGGCGGAGGAGTTCATCCCGGTTTTGGCGGAGGTGAGCATGAGCCTCAAGGGCATGgagctcgccctcgagggATTGAACGCGGTTCAGGTGGACCGCTGGcacctcctcgagggcggcgaagacTCTGAGCGGGTGAAGGGCCGACCGGCGCCCATGTTCGACGGCGATCCCGAGggttccctcgccgccgtcaaggACGTCGTGGTCCAGGCGATGCGCGACGCCATCAAGCCcaggcgccgcgacgacacGCAAACCTCCTcgcaggtggcggcggacctCCGCGAATCCCTCACtcggctcgacgacgtcatcaccGAGGAGCGCAAGAGGCACTACGCGCCGAGCCAGGCGGCGAGTgacgcgagggagacggTGGCCAGGAAGGCTCTGCAGGCGAACCACCTGTGGATCTTCGCGTTCCAGAACCTCGCGGACAGGCTGCGGGCGCACCACGAGCCGACGTGGGCGTCGAGCCCGGGCGACACGTGCCAGAcgtgcgcgctcgccgagacgTCGCCGGCTAAGCCCAAGAAGGGGCCCAAGGGTCCTCTGGTGGATCCCCGCGACGAGATCTCCGCGCTGTTCAACTGCAACTTCAGGGCCAACTCCGACCAGGTGCTGTACGCGATGAAGCTCTCCACCGcgtgcgcgatcgcggcgatcgtcggcTGGATCGTGAGCGACAACGGCTcgtgggcggcgctcgccgtgtCGATGGTGGGCACTCGCGAGagccacgccgtcggcggctccttcaacgccgcgctcctccgcaTGCAGGGCACCATCTTCGGCGCCATGTTCGCGTACACCATCATGTCGTGCGTTCAGGGCGAGCACGAGTCctgggcgggcggcgcgaggctcatcctcctcgccgtctttAACTTTCTGTGCACGTTTCTCAGGCTCAACGCCGAATACTCCTAcgctggcgtcgtcgccgctttCACCGCGTACGTCGTGGCGCTCGGCAtccccgacggcgcgtccacTTCCGAGGCGAGGGCGTACGCACACCTCCGCATCGAGCAGAACCTACTCGgcctcgtcatcctcgtcttCATCGAGGTTGTCCTCCTGCCGACGTttgcgcacgacgccgcgaggcgagcggcgagcgaggcgaccgccgccgcggaacacgccgccgaggtcatCTACGACGCCACCGTGGGAACTGACTGCATCATgtgccgcgaccgcgccgccaaggacgcgggcggcgccctcgatgaCCTCCGCGAtaagctcgcgacgctcaaCACCCTGCTCGTGCAAGCCGCGGCTGAGCCCCACCTGTGGTCGCCCAAGTTCCCCCTCGAGCCGTACCAGCGCATCGCGACCGAGACGGAGAGCGTGCGCAGGGTGCTCGGGctgatgcgcgcggcgctcacggcgATGGCCCACGGTTCACGCGGTGGAAGGACCGAGGGTAGCGGCGATCCGAGGCGCATGATCCGCGAGTTGCTGTCGCCCACGGATAGGTTCGTCACCGACCTTCGCAGGGCGGTCAAGCAGAGGCTcggccgcgcgtcgcacgacctggcggagggcgagggtCACTGGGAgacgaagaaggcggcggcgtccatcgcccgcgcgcaggctTCGCTCCACCGCGCATTTATCCTGCACACGCTCGAGATTCGGGTGAGGTATcaggcgggcgaggaggacatgTTCCTCCCCAACCACCTCATGGTTCCCTGGCACGCGTTCATGTCCTgcacggccgtgctcgcgctCAACGTGGACAACCTGAGCCAGGCGTCGTGggaggcgctcctcgcggtcaagccccccgtcggcggtgacgaggaggaggattgggaggacgagcccgaggatgacgagccttactcgggcggcggcggaaaatacgacgacgacgacgacgacgttagaccgatctccgcctcccAGCCCTCGTTCAAGCGTTCGGGCAGCGGTAACAGCGGCAGGTCGGGCGATGCGCCGTACACCAACGGCGTCAAGTCCCCGGAGCAGTCCCTGGGAAGGCTGTGA
- a CDS encoding predicted protein, with protein sequence MASGTMPADEMPVMREPYDIMRNGLPGAKAAVTHLGKHPVQLIQDNGPTDTLRAKHAMLANTYGIAMPAKMDIECQILSKCRRLPGLPSSRLGLEIMTGDVDRFGFESYLDRPDERPEAPRGDLHGVMENRLGLNKKPGYGPGSKR encoded by the exons ATGGCTTCTGGGACGAtgcccgcggacgagatgCCCGTGATGAGGGAGCCGTACGACATCATGAGGAACGGTCTTCcgggcgccaaggcggcggtgacgcatCTGGGCAAGCACCCGGTGCAGCTCATCCAGGACAAC GGTCCCACCGATACCCTCAGGGCGAAGCATGCCATGCTGGCGAACACCTACGGGATCGCCATGCCCGCCAAGATGGACATCGAGTGCCAGATCCTCTCCAAGTGC AGACGGCTTCCCGGCCTTCCCTCGTCCAGGCTCGGCCTCGAGATCATgaccggcgacgtggacaGGTTCGGTTTCGAGTCGTACCTGGACAGGCCCGACGAGCGGCCGGAGGCGCCGAGGGGCGACCTGCACGGCGTCATGGAGAACAGGCTCGGGCTGAACAAGAAGCCGGGGTACGGACCGGGGTCTAAGCGTTGA